The following proteins are co-located in the Anser cygnoides isolate HZ-2024a breed goose chromosome 2, Taihu_goose_T2T_genome, whole genome shotgun sequence genome:
- the LOC106038368 gene encoding probable 2-ketogluconate reductase isoform X1: MSFLENLVSKLRGEVRFISDKGTLVPYGLKEASGDQAEKQARATLCQFSAACRGFLWKRSEALPDTYTSSRQNQAEKELSKRVQQPGAEVSAGGRAPAGRKELHAAVGPGTEAAEGNRGCALRVPGNCSGLLPPGAARFICKENIVRKEPVQINSLVVIEAMSEKELPGLLILDIGGTYGVQENIVALLKKHFCLITMKEFLENKKEMSKKIQSVFVSECRPTVDQELLESLPNLKVIGNSGVGVDHLNLKMISNFGVKVTNTPHAVADSTADIGMALMLASARRLVEGSQIAISPHTKYFAVDWLGVEVTRATLGIIGMGRIGYKVAQRARAFEMKILYHNRKQRRKEEEQAVGAHYCEKMEDLLQQSDFVMLVVNLTPENHKMIGKKELGLMKPTATLINIGRGALIDQDALVEALQNNVIRAAALDVTYPEPLPRDHPLLKLNNIIITPHIGTATVQAIQMMAEEAIANMLAVLNGQPIPSEVFPK, translated from the exons ATGTCCTTTCTAGAAAATTTAGTTTCAAAACTGAGAGGAGAAGTTAGGTTCATTTCAGATAAAGGCACTCTTGTTCCATATGGCCTCAAAGAAGCAAGCGGTGATCAAGCGGAGAAGCAAGCGCGTGCCACGCTGTGTCAGTTTTCCGCCGCATGCCGTGGTTTTCTCTGGAAGCGTTCAGAGGCTTTACCAGATACATATACATCCTCCAGACAAAACCAGGCAGAGAAAGAGTTAAGCAAGCGCGtgcagcagccaggggctgAAGTTTCCGCGGGAGGACGTGCCCCTGCTGGCAGAAAGGAACTGCACGCAGCTGTTGGCCCCGGCACGGAGGCCGCGGAGGGGAACAGAGGCTGTGCGTTGCGAGTACCAGGAAACTGCTCGGGTTTGCTTCCCCCAGGAGCCGCGAGATTTATCTGTAAGGAAAACATCGTCAGAAAGGAACCGGTCCAGATTAATTCTTTGGTTGTTATCGAG GCCATGTCAGAAAAGGAGTTGCCGGGTCTTTTGATTCTGGATATTGGAGGAACATATGGTGTTCAAGAAAACATTGTAGCGCTtttgaaaaaacacttttgccTTATCACCATGAAGGaatttcttgaaaacaaaaaagaaatgagcaaaaaaatCCAATCCGTTTTTGTGTCTGAGTGCAGGCCAACTGTTGACCAGGAACTTCTAGAAAGTTTGCCTAATTTAAAGGTAATTGGAAACTCTGGGGTTGGAGTGGATCATTTAAACTTGAAAATGATTTCTAACTTTGGTGTGAAAGTCACCAATACCCCGCATGCCGTTGCTGACTCTACAGCAGACATTGGAATGGCCTTGATGCTGGCCTCTGCCAGAAGACTAGTTGAAg GCTCCCAGATAGCAATTTCTCCACACACAAAGTATTTTGCTGTTGACTGGCTGGGAGTTGAAGTTACCAGGGCGACTCTTGGGATCATCGGGATGGGCAGAATTGGGTATAAAGTGGCTCAGAGAGCCAGAGCCTTTGAAATGAAGATCCTGTACCACAACAGGAAGCAGag aagaaaggaggaggaacaggCAGTTGGTGCCCACTACTGTGAGAAGATGGAAGACTTGCTGCAGCAATCTGACTTTGTTATGCTGGTTGTGAACCTGACTCCTGAGAATCACAAAATGATTGGGAaaaaggagctggggctgatgAAACCCACAGCCACTCTTATAAACATTGGCCGAG GTGCACTTATTGATCAAGACGCATTGGTAGAAGCTCTCCAGAATAACGTTATTAGGGCTGCTGCTCTGGACGTGACATACCCTGAGCCTCTGCCAAG AGATCATcctttgttaaaattaaataacatcATTATAACCCCTCACATTGGAACTGCAACAGTCCAAGCCATCCAGATGATGGCAGAAGAAGCAATAGCAAATATGCTGGCTGTTCTCAATGGTCAACCCATTCCAAGTGAAGTGTTTCCCAAATGA
- the LOC106038368 gene encoding probable 2-ketogluconate reductase isoform X2 yields the protein MSFLENLVSKLRGEVRFISDKGTLVPYGLKEASGDQAEKQARATLCQFSAACRGFLWKRSEALPDTYTSSRQNQAEKELSKRVQQPGAEVSAGGRAPAGRKELHAAVGPGTEAAEGNRGCALRVPGNCSGLLPPGAARFICKENIVRKEPVQINSLVVIEAMSEKELPGLLILDIGGTYGVQENIVALLKKHFCLITMKEFLENKKEMSKKIQSVFVSECRPTVDQELLESLPNLKVIGNSGVGVDHLNLKMISNFGVKVTNTPHAVADSTADIGMALMLASARRLVEGSQIAISPHTKYFAVDWLGVEVTRATLGIIGMGRIGYKVAQRARAFEMKILYHNRKQRKEEEQAVGAHYCEKMEDLLQQSDFVMLVVNLTPENHKMIGKKELGLMKPTATLINIGRGALIDQDALVEALQNNVIRAAALDVTYPEPLPRDHPLLKLNNIIITPHIGTATVQAIQMMAEEAIANMLAVLNGQPIPSEVFPK from the exons ATGTCCTTTCTAGAAAATTTAGTTTCAAAACTGAGAGGAGAAGTTAGGTTCATTTCAGATAAAGGCACTCTTGTTCCATATGGCCTCAAAGAAGCAAGCGGTGATCAAGCGGAGAAGCAAGCGCGTGCCACGCTGTGTCAGTTTTCCGCCGCATGCCGTGGTTTTCTCTGGAAGCGTTCAGAGGCTTTACCAGATACATATACATCCTCCAGACAAAACCAGGCAGAGAAAGAGTTAAGCAAGCGCGtgcagcagccaggggctgAAGTTTCCGCGGGAGGACGTGCCCCTGCTGGCAGAAAGGAACTGCACGCAGCTGTTGGCCCCGGCACGGAGGCCGCGGAGGGGAACAGAGGCTGTGCGTTGCGAGTACCAGGAAACTGCTCGGGTTTGCTTCCCCCAGGAGCCGCGAGATTTATCTGTAAGGAAAACATCGTCAGAAAGGAACCGGTCCAGATTAATTCTTTGGTTGTTATCGAG GCCATGTCAGAAAAGGAGTTGCCGGGTCTTTTGATTCTGGATATTGGAGGAACATATGGTGTTCAAGAAAACATTGTAGCGCTtttgaaaaaacacttttgccTTATCACCATGAAGGaatttcttgaaaacaaaaaagaaatgagcaaaaaaatCCAATCCGTTTTTGTGTCTGAGTGCAGGCCAACTGTTGACCAGGAACTTCTAGAAAGTTTGCCTAATTTAAAGGTAATTGGAAACTCTGGGGTTGGAGTGGATCATTTAAACTTGAAAATGATTTCTAACTTTGGTGTGAAAGTCACCAATACCCCGCATGCCGTTGCTGACTCTACAGCAGACATTGGAATGGCCTTGATGCTGGCCTCTGCCAGAAGACTAGTTGAAg GCTCCCAGATAGCAATTTCTCCACACACAAAGTATTTTGCTGTTGACTGGCTGGGAGTTGAAGTTACCAGGGCGACTCTTGGGATCATCGGGATGGGCAGAATTGGGTATAAAGTGGCTCAGAGAGCCAGAGCCTTTGAAATGAAGATCCTGTACCACAACAGGAAGCAGag aaaggaggaggaacaggCAGTTGGTGCCCACTACTGTGAGAAGATGGAAGACTTGCTGCAGCAATCTGACTTTGTTATGCTGGTTGTGAACCTGACTCCTGAGAATCACAAAATGATTGGGAaaaaggagctggggctgatgAAACCCACAGCCACTCTTATAAACATTGGCCGAG GTGCACTTATTGATCAAGACGCATTGGTAGAAGCTCTCCAGAATAACGTTATTAGGGCTGCTGCTCTGGACGTGACATACCCTGAGCCTCTGCCAAG AGATCATcctttgttaaaattaaataacatcATTATAACCCCTCACATTGGAACTGCAACAGTCCAAGCCATCCAGATGATGGCAGAAGAAGCAATAGCAAATATGCTGGCTGTTCTCAATGGTCAACCCATTCCAAGTGAAGTGTTTCCCAAATGA
- the LOC106038368 gene encoding probable 2-ketogluconate reductase isoform X3, whose protein sequence is MLRSKAFNLLKSIHLMSGQPKLAYKGIHPVIASHGHRSHRSVGYRQRYKTGAGSAGGRTLSAPQTKAMSEKELPGLLILDIGGTYGVQENIVALLKKHFCLITMKEFLENKKEMSKKIQSVFVSECRPTVDQELLESLPNLKVIGNSGVGVDHLNLKMISNFGVKVTNTPHAVADSTADIGMALMLASARRLVEGSQIAISPHTKYFAVDWLGVEVTRATLGIIGMGRIGYKVAQRARAFEMKILYHNRKQRRKEEEQAVGAHYCEKMEDLLQQSDFVMLVVNLTPENHKMIGKKELGLMKPTATLINIGRGALIDQDALVEALQNNVIRAAALDVTYPEPLPRDHPLLKLNNIIITPHIGTATVQAIQMMAEEAIANMLAVLNGQPIPSEVFPK, encoded by the exons ATGCTCAGGAGCAAAGCATTCAATCTGTTAAAATCTATTCACCTGATGTCTGGCCAGCCAAAATTGGCTTATAAAGGTATTCATCCAGTTATTGCTTCACATGGACATCGCTCTCACAGAAGTGTGGGATACAGACAGAGGTACAAGACAGGTGCAGGTAGTGCTGGAGGAAGAACACTAAGTGCTCCTCAGACCAAG GCCATGTCAGAAAAGGAGTTGCCGGGTCTTTTGATTCTGGATATTGGAGGAACATATGGTGTTCAAGAAAACATTGTAGCGCTtttgaaaaaacacttttgccTTATCACCATGAAGGaatttcttgaaaacaaaaaagaaatgagcaaaaaaatCCAATCCGTTTTTGTGTCTGAGTGCAGGCCAACTGTTGACCAGGAACTTCTAGAAAGTTTGCCTAATTTAAAGGTAATTGGAAACTCTGGGGTTGGAGTGGATCATTTAAACTTGAAAATGATTTCTAACTTTGGTGTGAAAGTCACCAATACCCCGCATGCCGTTGCTGACTCTACAGCAGACATTGGAATGGCCTTGATGCTGGCCTCTGCCAGAAGACTAGTTGAAg GCTCCCAGATAGCAATTTCTCCACACACAAAGTATTTTGCTGTTGACTGGCTGGGAGTTGAAGTTACCAGGGCGACTCTTGGGATCATCGGGATGGGCAGAATTGGGTATAAAGTGGCTCAGAGAGCCAGAGCCTTTGAAATGAAGATCCTGTACCACAACAGGAAGCAGag aagaaaggaggaggaacaggCAGTTGGTGCCCACTACTGTGAGAAGATGGAAGACTTGCTGCAGCAATCTGACTTTGTTATGCTGGTTGTGAACCTGACTCCTGAGAATCACAAAATGATTGGGAaaaaggagctggggctgatgAAACCCACAGCCACTCTTATAAACATTGGCCGAG GTGCACTTATTGATCAAGACGCATTGGTAGAAGCTCTCCAGAATAACGTTATTAGGGCTGCTGCTCTGGACGTGACATACCCTGAGCCTCTGCCAAG AGATCATcctttgttaaaattaaataacatcATTATAACCCCTCACATTGGAACTGCAACAGTCCAAGCCATCCAGATGATGGCAGAAGAAGCAATAGCAAATATGCTGGCTGTTCTCAATGGTCAACCCATTCCAAGTGAAGTGTTTCCCAAATGA